Proteins from a single region of Gemmatimonadaceae bacterium:
- a CDS encoding potassium transporter Kup, whose translation MTAPAAATETSGFHSAVPAARSHVELRPAGRRLAFLSLAALGVVYGDIGTSPLYALRECFRSEYGIAVTRPNVLGVLSLIVWALILIVSIKYIVFIMRADNRGEGGILALLALLLHDGRDTSPRRRRYALVVLGLFGAALLYGDGMITPAISVLSAVEGIQVAAPHLSTFVVVASTVLILLLLFSFQSRGTSRVGGFFGPIMAVWFAMIAVLGGAEILREPRTLEALDPQWAVRFFVAHGGAGFLVLGAVVLVVTGAEALYADMGHFGPRPIRLAWFAVVFPALLLNYFGQGALLLRDPSAVTNPFYLLAPRVLLYPVVVVATLATIVASQALISGAFSLMQQSVQLGYSPRVTIVHTSEREAGQIYIPEVNQLLRIGTIVLVLMFQSSAALSAAYGIAVTGTMVITSLLFFVVAREKWGWPLWRVAALTGVFLVIDLSLLGANLVKLEYGGWVPIAIGTVIFTLMSTWKRGRMMLNHVLHAGALPLDLFLGDVARRKPTRVPGTAVFMTSSPHGVPVVLLHHLKHNKVLHDQVILMSILTLEVPSVPSAERVTIEKFEEGFWRVTARYGFMETPDVPDVLNRARALGLRAKPLDTTFYLGRERVMVLGKHDAPRAARAGAVTTPGTGDGAPLNMARWRKKLFVVMSRNARSATEFFNIPPNRVVELGAQVEF comes from the coding sequence ATGACCGCGCCCGCAGCGGCCACCGAGACCAGCGGATTCCACAGCGCCGTTCCCGCCGCGCGATCGCACGTCGAGCTCCGTCCCGCCGGCAGGCGCCTGGCCTTCCTCTCCCTGGCGGCGCTGGGCGTGGTGTACGGCGACATCGGCACCAGCCCGCTGTACGCGCTCCGCGAGTGCTTCCGGTCGGAGTACGGCATCGCCGTGACGCGCCCCAACGTGCTGGGCGTGCTGTCGCTCATCGTCTGGGCGCTCATCCTGATCGTCAGCATCAAGTACATCGTCTTCATCATGCGCGCCGACAACCGCGGCGAGGGCGGCATTCTGGCCCTGTTGGCGCTGCTGCTGCACGACGGCCGAGACACAAGCCCGCGGCGGCGGCGCTACGCGCTGGTGGTGCTGGGGTTGTTCGGCGCCGCCCTGCTGTACGGCGACGGCATGATCACGCCGGCCATCTCGGTGCTCAGCGCCGTCGAGGGCATCCAGGTGGCCGCGCCGCACCTGTCCACGTTCGTCGTCGTCGCCTCCACGGTCCTCATCCTGCTCCTGCTGTTCTCCTTCCAGAGCCGCGGCACGTCGCGCGTGGGCGGATTCTTCGGGCCGATCATGGCGGTGTGGTTCGCGATGATCGCGGTGCTCGGCGGAGCGGAGATCCTGCGCGAGCCGCGCACGCTCGAGGCGCTCGATCCCCAGTGGGCCGTGCGCTTCTTCGTCGCCCACGGCGGGGCCGGATTCCTCGTGCTCGGCGCCGTCGTGCTCGTGGTCACCGGCGCCGAAGCGCTGTACGCCGACATGGGGCACTTCGGCCCCCGCCCCATCCGGCTGGCCTGGTTCGCGGTGGTGTTCCCGGCGCTGCTGCTCAACTACTTCGGCCAGGGCGCCCTGCTGCTGCGCGATCCGTCGGCCGTCACCAACCCGTTCTACCTGCTGGCGCCGCGCGTGTTGCTCTACCCGGTGGTCGTCGTGGCCACGCTGGCCACGATCGTCGCCTCGCAGGCCCTGATCTCGGGCGCGTTCTCGCTCATGCAGCAGAGCGTGCAGCTCGGCTACTCCCCCCGCGTGACGATCGTGCACACGTCCGAACGCGAGGCCGGCCAGATCTACATCCCCGAGGTCAACCAGCTGCTCCGCATCGGCACGATCGTGCTCGTGTTGATGTTCCAGTCGTCGGCGGCGCTCAGCGCGGCGTACGGCATCGCCGTCACCGGCACGATGGTCATCACCTCGCTGCTGTTCTTCGTGGTGGCCCGCGAGAAGTGGGGGTGGCCGCTCTGGCGCGTGGCTGCGCTCACCGGGGTCTTTCTCGTCATCGACCTGTCGCTCCTCGGCGCCAACCTCGTGAAGCTCGAGTACGGCGGCTGGGTGCCGATCGCCATCGGCACCGTCATCTTCACGCTCATGAGCACCTGGAAGCGCGGCCGGATGATGCTCAACCACGTCCTGCACGCGGGCGCGCTGCCGCTGGACCTGTTCCTCGGCGACGTGGCGCGCCGCAAGCCCACCCGCGTCCCCGGCACGGCGGTGTTCATGACCTCGTCGCCGCACGGCGTGCCGGTGGTGCTGTTGCACCACCTGAAGCACAACAAGGTGCTGCACGACCAGGTGATCCTGATGTCCATCCTCACCCTCGAAGTCCCCTCGGTGCCGTCCGCCGAGCGGGTCACGATCGAGAAGTTCGAGGAGGGGTTCTGGCGCGTCACGGCGCGCTACGGCTTCATGGAGACGCCCGACGTGCCCGACGTGCTCAATCGCGCGCGGGCACTGGGCCTGCGGGCCAAACCGCTCGACACCACGTTCTACCTGGGCCGCGAGCGGGTGATGGTGCTCGGCAAGCACGACGCGCCCAGGGCCGCGCGCGCCGGCGCCGTGACCACGCCGGGCACCGGAGACGGAGCGCCGCTCAACATGGCGCGCTGGCGCAAGAAGCTGTTTGTGGTGATGTCGCGCAACGCGCGCTCGGCAACGGAGTTCTTCAACATCCCGCCCAACCGGGTGGTGGAGCTGGGCGCCCAGGTGGAGTTCTAG
- a CDS encoding PadR family transcriptional regulator, with translation MFEQGDLKYVILQLIAEKPRHGYDIIKALEERSNGTYSPSPGTVYPTLTMLEEMGYVNATAEEGGKRVYQITPEGTQYLAANIGTVESIFERITQAVEPFFSPTMADVRTAMRHVARSSLGTAVKHADSKEILGKIAEVLDRAAREIDAITG, from the coding sequence ATGTTCGAGCAGGGTGACCTGAAATACGTCATTCTCCAACTGATCGCCGAAAAGCCGCGCCATGGTTACGACATCATCAAGGCACTAGAGGAGCGGTCCAACGGGACTTACTCGCCGAGCCCGGGCACCGTCTACCCCACGCTCACCATGCTCGAGGAGATGGGCTACGTGAACGCCACAGCCGAAGAGGGCGGCAAGCGCGTCTATCAGATCACCCCTGAAGGCACGCAATACCTCGCGGCCAACATCGGCACCGTCGAGTCCATCTTCGAGCGCATCACCCAGGCAGTGGAGCCGTTCTTCAGCCCCACGATGGCGGATGTCCGCACCGCCATGCGCCACGTGGCGAGAAGCAGCCTGGGCACGGCCGTCAAGCACGCCGACAGCAAGGAGATCCTCGGCAAGATCGCCGAGGTGCTCGATCGCGCGGCGCGCGAGATTGATGCCATCACCGGCTGA
- a CDS encoding ABC transporter permease, with product MLIGEIISVAIGALRANKLRSLLTMLGIVIGVAAVIAMVALGSGAQQAVKDRIASLGTTLLSVSPGQARGFGAAIGGQRKRMTIEDAKSLDDPERLPDVIAVEPEMQKSSQVTWTNQNTNTSIIGTTANYLTVRNYKLSGGRMFTEAEDQGQRRVAVVGPTVTQNFGLSTPDAIVGEEIRIGGVLFTVIGTTEPKGQGSTFGDPDDQILIPITTGRYRVFGSNWVRSINVLASSEDNIPLAMAEIQKALRRQHKLRTTDLDDFQIRSQTDFLTTTAETTQVFTYLLSGIAAVSLLVGGIGIMNIMLVSVTERTREIGIRKALGATRWNILLQFLIEAVVLCCLGGIVGIALGAGGATLMSKTAGWNTQVSMTAVGIAFAFSAAVGVIFGVWPARRASVMDPIMALRYE from the coding sequence ATGCTCATCGGCGAAATCATCAGCGTCGCGATCGGCGCCCTGCGGGCCAACAAGCTCCGCTCGCTGCTCACGATGCTCGGCATCGTGATCGGCGTGGCCGCCGTGATCGCGATGGTGGCACTCGGCAGCGGCGCGCAGCAGGCCGTGAAGGATCGCATCGCATCGCTCGGCACCACGCTGCTCAGCGTGAGCCCGGGCCAGGCCCGCGGCTTCGGCGCCGCCATCGGGGGGCAACGCAAACGCATGACCATCGAGGACGCCAAGTCGCTGGACGATCCGGAGCGCCTCCCCGACGTCATCGCCGTGGAGCCGGAAATGCAGAAGAGCTCCCAGGTCACGTGGACCAACCAGAACACCAATACGTCGATCATCGGCACCACGGCCAACTATCTGACCGTGCGCAATTACAAGCTTTCCGGCGGCCGCATGTTCACCGAGGCCGAAGACCAGGGGCAGCGGCGCGTGGCCGTGGTGGGCCCCACGGTGACCCAGAACTTCGGGCTGAGCACCCCCGACGCGATCGTGGGTGAGGAGATTCGGATCGGCGGCGTGCTGTTCACCGTCATCGGCACCACCGAACCCAAAGGACAGGGCAGCACGTTCGGCGATCCGGACGACCAGATCCTGATCCCGATCACCACCGGCCGGTACCGCGTGTTCGGCTCCAACTGGGTGCGCTCGATCAACGTGCTCGCGTCGAGCGAGGACAACATTCCGCTGGCGATGGCCGAGATCCAGAAGGCGCTGCGCCGGCAGCACAAGCTGCGCACCACCGATCTCGACGACTTCCAGATCCGCAGCCAGACCGACTTCCTCACGACCACCGCAGAGACCACGCAGGTGTTCACGTATCTGCTGTCGGGCATCGCGGCGGTGAGTCTGCTCGTTGGCGGGATCGGGATCATGAACATCATGCTCGTGTCCGTGACGGAACGCACGCGAGAGATCGGTATTCGCAAGGCGCTGGGGGCCACGCGGTGGAACATCCTGCTCCAGTTCCTCATCGAGGCCGTGGTGCTGTGCTGCCTGGGCGGCATCGTCGGCATCGCGCTCGGGGCCGGCGGGGCAACGCTCATGAGCAAGACCGCGGGCTGGAACACGCAGGTATCGATGACCGCCGTAGGCATCGCGTTCGCGTTCTCGGCGGCGGTGGGCGTGATCTTCGGCGTCTGGCCAGCCCGTCGCGCGTCGGTGATGGACCCGATCATGGCGCTCAGATACGAGTAG
- a CDS encoding efflux RND transporter periplasmic adaptor subunit: protein MKRLPPLIVVVLLAACGAGKNKPLAVQTETVARRDVTVSADANGAIEPIVIVEVRSKASGMVMNMPVETGTFVKPGDLLVQVDTQTVQKQFEQAAADLNSAKAQYEVATAQKKRSDDMLGAKVITPQENEQARLTYESAQATVVRQQANLDIAQQALLDATVKAVSSGTIIEKDVQVGQIIQSSTNSVGGGTTLLKMADLTHVRMRSYFNETDIGNIRAGEPATVTVDAFPDRRFEGKVEKIEPQAVVQQGVTMFPVLVNLENFDGALRPGMNGEVSAIVDQRTNVIAVSNDALKTTREGATVAPMLGLNSDTVQAQIRAQMSGGFGGGGRRGGGRNGRGGNGSASAPASGATTTVARGDVELDPQQQDPQAGRRGGFQQVQVTDKDCATITAAYKKFPKQKKQLDDLMAKMREPDADRQAIMAQAQPLYTAMGIDRAKVGACRRREMQAAGGMGSQGGPGGGRSAAGAPAGAALNVGAPEQVMRVRPRAGLVFVADSAGYKPRVVMLGQSNFDYTEVLSGLKEGEKVVLLNVLALQAQRQQMQDRFRQNQSSPLGGATGGRGRGF, encoded by the coding sequence GTGAAACGACTCCCCCCCCTGATTGTCGTTGTGCTGTTGGCCGCCTGTGGCGCGGGAAAGAACAAGCCGCTCGCGGTGCAAACGGAAACCGTCGCGCGCCGCGATGTCACCGTGTCGGCCGACGCCAACGGCGCCATCGAGCCGATCGTGATCGTCGAGGTGCGTTCCAAGGCCTCCGGCATGGTCATGAACATGCCCGTCGAGACCGGCACCTTCGTCAAACCGGGCGATCTCCTCGTCCAGGTCGATACGCAGACCGTCCAGAAGCAGTTCGAGCAGGCCGCGGCAGACCTCAACTCCGCCAAGGCGCAGTACGAGGTCGCCACCGCGCAGAAGAAGCGCAGCGACGACATGCTCGGCGCCAAGGTCATCACGCCGCAGGAGAACGAGCAGGCCCGCCTCACGTACGAGAGCGCCCAGGCCACCGTCGTGCGGCAGCAGGCCAACCTCGACATCGCCCAGCAGGCGCTGCTCGACGCGACCGTGAAGGCCGTCAGCTCCGGCACGATCATCGAGAAGGACGTGCAGGTGGGACAGATCATCCAGTCGTCCACCAACTCGGTGGGCGGGGGCACCACGCTGCTCAAGATGGCCGACCTCACGCACGTGCGCATGCGCTCGTACTTCAACGAAACCGACATCGGCAACATCCGCGCCGGCGAGCCGGCCACGGTGACCGTGGACGCGTTCCCCGACCGCCGCTTCGAAGGCAAGGTCGAGAAGATCGAGCCGCAGGCGGTGGTCCAGCAGGGCGTGACGATGTTCCCGGTGCTCGTGAACCTCGAGAACTTCGACGGCGCGCTCCGGCCCGGCATGAACGGCGAGGTCTCGGCCATCGTCGATCAGCGCACCAACGTCATCGCCGTGTCCAACGACGCGCTCAAGACCACGCGTGAGGGCGCCACCGTCGCCCCGATGCTCGGCCTCAACTCCGACACCGTCCAGGCCCAGATCCGCGCCCAGATGAGCGGCGGCTTCGGCGGCGGGGGACGGCGCGGTGGCGGCCGCAACGGCCGCGGCGGGAACGGGAGCGCCAGCGCTCCGGCCAGCGGGGCCACAACCACCGTCGCTCGCGGCGACGTGGAACTCGATCCGCAACAGCAGGACCCGCAGGCCGGTCGCCGCGGCGGATTCCAGCAGGTCCAGGTCACGGACAAGGACTGCGCGACGATCACCGCCGCGTACAAGAAATTCCCGAAGCAGAAGAAGCAACTCGACGACCTGATGGCCAAGATGCGCGAACCGGACGCCGACCGTCAGGCGATCATGGCCCAGGCGCAGCCGCTGTACACCGCGATGGGGATCGACCGCGCCAAGGTCGGCGCCTGCCGCCGCCGCGAGATGCAGGCGGCCGGTGGCATGGGCAGCCAGGGCGGACCGGGCGGCGGACGCAGCGCCGCCGGAGCGCCGGCCGGCGCCGCGCTCAACGTGGGGGCACCCGAGCAGGTGATGCGCGTGCGCCCACGCGCCGGCCTCGTGTTCGTGGCCGACAGCGCGGGCTACAAGCCGCGCGTCGTCATGCTCGGCCAGAGCAACTTCGACTACACCGAGGTGCTCAGCGGGCTCAAGGAAGGCGAGAAGGTCGTGCTGCTCAACGTGCTCGCCCTGCAGGCGCAGCGGCAACAGATGCAGGATCGCTTCCGCCAGAACCAGTCATCGCCCCTCGGCGGCGCCACTGGCGGCCGCGGCCGCGGATTCTAG
- a CDS encoding TolC family protein, which translates to MKKFLLLAALPAALAAQQPAADSLHPVTLKEAIALAQQNAPAAVAAEGQITAANSGVTSAYAAFIPSLSWSMGQSQQSGDRFGQSGTIVPYAAAPWSYSDGLRFGLTVFDGGQRFANLRTARASVTSAEVNEVAQKFAIALNVKTQYYSILAAKESEAAAEAQLQQAVEQLKVSVAKVAAGAATRSDSLRSAIQVANGRLALLTAQNNERVAAASLTRLVATKYLVTATASDTLDQSIAPIDSALIANLADQGPIVRAAEANVATARASVSASKASYLPSITLSYNRGGSGFDKYYGIGSGSMAYAKTLSISLNYSLFDNWTRENNSVQAGVSMANAEANLRDAQLAAQQSVVQYVANLQTLEQEIVIQQQTIAAAQEDLRVQDQRYAVGASTLLDVLTSQTALNQARLQLIQYRLNYRTTKAQIEQLIGRDLQ; encoded by the coding sequence ATGAAGAAGTTCTTGCTGTTGGCGGCGTTGCCCGCCGCGCTGGCGGCGCAGCAGCCCGCTGCCGATTCGCTCCATCCGGTCACGCTCAAGGAAGCCATCGCGCTCGCGCAGCAGAACGCGCCCGCCGCCGTCGCCGCCGAAGGGCAGATCACCGCCGCGAATTCCGGGGTCACCTCCGCGTATGCCGCGTTCATCCCCAGCCTGTCCTGGTCCATGGGCCAGAGCCAGCAGAGCGGCGACCGGTTCGGCCAATCGGGCACCATCGTGCCCTATGCCGCCGCGCCCTGGTCCTACTCCGACGGCCTCCGGTTCGGCCTCACCGTGTTCGACGGCGGCCAGCGATTCGCCAACCTGCGAACCGCCCGGGCCTCGGTCACCAGCGCCGAGGTCAACGAGGTGGCGCAGAAGTTCGCCATCGCGCTGAACGTCAAGACGCAGTACTACAGCATCCTCGCCGCCAAGGAATCCGAAGCGGCCGCGGAAGCCCAACTCCAGCAGGCCGTCGAGCAGCTCAAGGTGTCGGTGGCCAAGGTCGCCGCCGGCGCCGCCACCCGCTCCGACTCGCTCCGCTCGGCGATCCAGGTCGCCAACGGCCGGCTGGCCCTGCTCACCGCGCAGAACAACGAGCGCGTGGCGGCCGCTTCGCTCACCCGGCTCGTGGCCACCAAGTACCTGGTGACCGCCACGGCCTCCGACACGCTCGACCAGAGCATCGCGCCCATCGACAGCGCCCTCATCGCCAACCTGGCCGACCAGGGGCCCATCGTACGGGCCGCCGAGGCGAACGTGGCCACCGCCAGAGCCAGCGTGAGCGCCAGCAAGGCCTCGTACCTGCCCAGCATCACGCTCTCCTACAACCGCGGCGGCAGCGGGTTCGACAAGTACTACGGCATCGGCTCCGGCTCCATGGCGTACGCCAAGACCCTGTCGATCTCGCTCAACTACAGCCTGTTCGACAACTGGACGCGGGAAAACAACTCGGTGCAGGCCGGCGTCTCGATGGCCAACGCCGAGGCCAATCTCCGCGACGCGCAGCTGGCCGCGCAGCAGAGCGTCGTCCAGTACGTGGCCAATCTGCAGACCCTGGAGCAGGAGATCGTCATCCAGCAGCAGACGATCGCCGCCGCCCAGGAAGACCTCCGCGTCCAGGACCAGCGCTATGCCGTGGGCGCGTCCACCCTGCTGGATGTGCTCACGTCGCAGACCGCGCTCAACCAGGCCCGGCTGCAGCTCATCCAGTACCGGCTGAACTACCGCACCACCAAGGCCCAGATCGAGCAGCTCATCGGCCGCGATCTGCAGTAA
- a CDS encoding sigma-70 family RNA polymerase sigma factor: MHLHQRRAYAVTRAIVATHEDAEDAVQEGFLHAYRALDRFLPDQPFGAWLYRIMANSALDLVRRRKVRDADELTEAVALPFRDPGEADELRTRLGEALTHLTERQRSVIVLHDVEGFTHGEIGGMLGIPEGTARSDLHHARATLRGILRDVRSDL, from the coding sequence GTGCACCTGCATCAGCGCCGGGCCTACGCGGTGACCCGAGCGATCGTGGCCACGCACGAGGACGCGGAAGACGCGGTGCAGGAAGGGTTCCTCCACGCCTACCGGGCGCTGGATCGCTTTCTGCCCGATCAGCCCTTCGGGGCATGGTTGTACCGCATCATGGCCAATTCGGCGCTCGATCTGGTGCGGCGTCGGAAGGTGCGCGATGCGGATGAATTGACGGAAGCAGTGGCCCTCCCATTCCGGGATCCGGGCGAAGCGGACGAGTTGCGGACGCGGCTGGGCGAGGCGCTCACGCACCTCACGGAACGGCAGCGGTCGGTGATCGTGTTGCACGATGTCGAAGGGTTCACGCACGGCGAGATCGGAGGCATGCTCGGGATTCCCGAAGGCACCGCCCGGTCCGACCTGCACCACGCCCGCGCTACGTTGCGCGGAATTCTGAGAGACGTACGGAGCGATCTATGA